CGGGTGATATATGTTCAGTACGAAGCATTGCTGTCCTAACAGGAGGTCGACGTGACGAGTGACACCTCCCGGGCGCGCTTCCAGCTGAGGCGCTTCCTGATACCAGCCGCCATCGGCGTCGGCGTGCTCATCGGTCTCCATCTCCTGCAGCCGCTGGCGCGGATGCTCCTGGTTCTCTTCGTCGCGATGCTCTTCGGCGTGTTCCTCGACGCCGCCGCGACGGGGCTCGTCGAGCGGACACGGATGCGGCGGGGACTGGCTCTCGGGCTCGCGGCGGCCGGCGTCATCGCGATCCCCGTGCTGGCCGGGTGGCTCATCGGTCCCAAGATCGGGCAGCAGGTGTCACAGCTCGTCGAGCGGCTGCCCGAGGTGTCGCAGACCGTCGAGGAGTGGCTGGCGACGCACGAGTGGGGACGCCGCCTGATCCCCGGCGGAGGCACGGGCGAGGGGCTCTCGTTCAACCTGGAGGCCGTCCGGGGCATCACGGGTTTCTTCACGACGATCATCGGCGGGGTCGTCAGCTTCTTCATCATCATCTTCGTCGGGATCTGGCTGGCCGTCGAGCCGAGAACCTACGCGTGCGGGCTGATGAAGCTCGTGCCGCTCTCGAAGCGCGACAGGGCCTGGGAGGTCCTGAGCGCCGTCGTACGAATGCTCAGGCGGTGGCTCATCGGCCGCATCGCCGCCATGGTCTTTGTCGGCGGACTGGTCACACTCGGGCTGTCGATCGCGGGTGTCCCGTTCCCGTGGGCGCTCGGATTCATCGCCGCCGTCCTCGAGTTCGTGCCGTACATCGGCCCCTTCGCGGCGGCGATACCCGGCATCCTGATCGCGCTCGGCGACGATCCGATCAAGGCGATCTGGGCCGTTCTCGTCTACATCATCGTCCAGAGCATCGAGGGCTCCGTCGTGACGCCGCTCATCGAGCGGAGAGCCGTATCGCTCGGCCCGGCGTTCATCATCTCGTCGCAGATCATCATGGGCGTTCTCTACGGCAGCCTCGGGGTGCTCGTCGCGACGCCCCTGGCGGCCGTCGTGATCATCACCGTGCAGATGCTCTACATCGAGGACACGCTCGGTGACCCCGTGACGGTGCTCGGGGAGTCACACAAGGTCGAGGAGGAGAGATGCTACCCATCGGACCGCTCATGATCGAGCACCGGCTCATCGAGCGGATGATCGATCTGGCGCGGCGCGAGGCCGACCGCATCGAGAACGGCGGGCCGATCGACACGGACTTCATCCGCGACATGGTCGACTTCATGCGGACGTACGCCGACCGCACGCATCACGGCAAGGAGGAGGACATTCTCTTCCGGGAGCTCAGGGAGCGCGACCTCTCGGACGACGACATGGCCCTTATGAAGGAGCTCGAGGAGGAACATGTCAGAGCGCGCGCGCTCGTCGGCGCGCTCGAGGGCGCAGGACTGGGAGCGGAGAGTTCGCCGGGCGGTTCCGGCGACGAGATCATCAGGACGCTCCGTGAGATCGTCGCCCTCTATCCCCAGCATATCACGAAGGAGGACGAGCGCTTCTTCCCGGCCTCCATGGGGTACTTCTCCGACGAGGAGAAGGACACGATGCTCGCGACCTTCCGTGAGTTCGACCGGGAGATGATCCACGAGAGGTACCGGGCGACCGTCGAGGGCATCGAGAGAACGCGGCCGGCCAGGAAGACGGAGCGGTCGGCCCAGTAGAGAGAGATGGAGGGACGTCAGTGGAACTCGACGGCACGCGCGTCGCGGTCCTTGCCGAGGACCTCTTCGAGGACCTCGAGCTCTTCTACCCGGCGATCAGGCTCCGGGAGGCGGGGGCCCGGGTGACGGTCGTGGGAACTGGTGAGGATGAGTACCGCGGGAAGCACGGCCTGACGGTCAGACCCGACGCATCCATTGACGACGTGTCGCCCGACGACTTCGACGCGGTCGTCATACCCGGAGGGTATTCGCCGGACCGCATGCGGCGGCACGCGTCGCTTCTCGACTTCGTCAGGTCGCTTCACGAGCGGGGAGCCGTCGTGGCCTG
Above is a window of Candidatus Effluviviaceae Genus V sp. DNA encoding:
- a CDS encoding DJ-1/PfpI/YhbO family deglycase/protease, with product MELDGTRVAVLAEDLFEDLELFYPAIRLREAGARVTVVGTGEDEYRGKHGLTVRPDASIDDVSPDDFDAVVIPGGYSPDRMRRHASLLDFVRSLHERGAVVAWICHGGWVPVSAGILEGRKVTSFFSIRDDMRNAGAEWLDEEVVRDGNLISSRTPADLPAFLRTIISSLAKQR
- a CDS encoding cation-binding protein, whose amino-acid sequence is MLPIGPLMIEHRLIERMIDLARREADRIENGGPIDTDFIRDMVDFMRTYADRTHHGKEEDILFRELRERDLSDDDMALMKELEEEHVRARALVGALEGAGLGAESSPGGSGDEIIRTLREIVALYPQHITKEDERFFPASMGYFSDEEKDTMLATFREFDREMIHERYRATVEGIERTRPARKTERSAQ
- a CDS encoding AI-2E family transporter, giving the protein MTSDTSRARFQLRRFLIPAAIGVGVLIGLHLLQPLARMLLVLFVAMLFGVFLDAAATGLVERTRMRRGLALGLAAAGVIAIPVLAGWLIGPKIGQQVSQLVERLPEVSQTVEEWLATHEWGRRLIPGGGTGEGLSFNLEAVRGITGFFTTIIGGVVSFFIIIFVGIWLAVEPRTYACGLMKLVPLSKRDRAWEVLSAVVRMLRRWLIGRIAAMVFVGGLVTLGLSIAGVPFPWALGFIAAVLEFVPYIGPFAAAIPGILIALGDDPIKAIWAVLVYIIVQSIEGSVVTPLIERRAVSLGPAFIISSQIIMGVLYGSLGVLVATPLAAVVIITVQMLYIEDTLGDPVTVLGESHKVEEERCYPSDRS